The sequence below is a genomic window from Pangasianodon hypophthalmus isolate fPanHyp1 chromosome 27, fPanHyp1.pri, whole genome shotgun sequence.
GGTACTGCATGGAATTtgttataaatcatttatatgtTGTCTATTTTGAAGTGGGTTAAAAGCTTGGACACTACCAAAAATCATATTAGTACAGAGGAAGGCTTGTGTCTCACCAGGAAAGTGGCGTCTGTGTGCAACTCTCCAATCAGTGGGTGAGTGGAAGCAGTGATAATCTCCTGGTGCCAGATACACCACGCAGTGGTACAGCTCATTCCCCTCCTTCGTCACCAGCAGGTTCTGGAAGTTACCGTTGTCATcctcatctaaaaaaaaaacacggcaCACCCAAAAACATGGATATTAGAACAAACCTTAAACAGCTCAATAAATCAAAAAAGACCCTAATAcaatcataaacataaaaagggACTTACTTCTGTTTATGGCTAAGCTCTCAATCCATGTGCAAGGACCAAGAAAGGTCTCCAGAGAGTAGGTGACCCCCTTCACCTGCTCCACCTCGCAGTTCTTTACCCGGCCAAAGTGAAGGATCTTCCCATCAGCTGGACTGATCTGAGGATGTATAGCATAACTAaagattaatgattaatatcTTCATTCTGAATAAACCATAGGTTCTGCCATCTCTCCTCCTctaaagttttattttggaaTTGTCTAGCTCAATACAGTTACTCAGAGACACTTAATGACCATAATGGTGTTTGATTAATTGATGTGGTAATATACCATAACTAGTACTACTGAAGGTTTTTGGCATATTTAATGCAGAAATGACATCTATGAGGTTTACAAGTGTGCATAATCTCAGTGGATTTGTATTGGTCGTCGTGTACAAGACTACATTACTggtggcagttttttttttttttttttaaaatgacaattcCAACAACTACAGAAAGAAGACTGTCTGCTGCAAAGTGAATAAACTATTGCGAATTGTTGACTGTACATAAACAAATGATAGAATACGAGGAAGAATTTTGTTGCATATTTacaaaggaaaagagaaataaaagcacACTGAGAAAGGCATGCTAAACTTGCCATCAGCATGAAACCTACTTGGAAATACTTGGGGATACTTGGAAAAAATTAGCTTGGGCACACTTCGTTTTTTTGTGATGAAGCACAGGTTTAGTCGGCCACTGATTTCATCCAGCTGCTAAGTACATGATATGGAAAGCGAAGTCTGTTCGCTCTGCAATTATGTTATGTTGTTCATAGAAGCCAGTACATGCTTTAAGAATCCCATTTAAACCCATACTGACCTTCTTATACTGGCTACACATGTCCACTTACCACGCAGTGCGAGTCGCACACAGGCCGGGCCTGTGGTTTGAGCTTGCGTCTGAAGAACTCGCCCAGGTTCTTGTAATGCTGCAGGTCCTCTACAGCCGCCTCCTTCATGTTCACCCCAAAAGTCCATATGTACAGGCGATAAATGGGCTTCCGTAACCAGACGGGCAGGTCGACCTGGTTAAGACGGCCCCAGGCCCTGGAGAGTAGCCGTGTGGGTATGGTCTTGTATATGGTAACCTAAGTCAGGAGGCAGACTGTTAAAAATCTGGCTGTTTACTGAACAGTTTTAATATCATGCAATATGTAAAAAAACCCAAGTGATAACCACTCAAAAGCATGAGGCTGTAATAGTAATGTGTACTGCACTTACACTGACGCTACTGTGGCTTTTCAAAAATTGTGCTATGCTCATAGGAATGGACTTCTGCATGTGTTTTAAAACCTACTGTAAAAGGAACTATGCCCTGAAATATGTAAAAGGAACTAtatatctgaaatatttattagagGATTGGCACACACAGACTTTTTTGGTAGGGTTAAAGGCAACatgagagatttttattttaattttaattcaaaagctAACAATAACAGGGAAATTGGTTAGTGTTTATGCTCAAAAATTGTCAAAAGTAGTAAATAAGTgtgcaatttgagacacagctacTGGCCAGTGTTTACTCTAAGTGGATTACGATAGTCAGCTTCAGCTCTAGTGGACATAAAGGACATTTGCATTTTACAGCACACTTCTGGAGAAGAAAATTATGGACTTTTTTTGTTGAcgtggggaaaaatatcatagCGAAGTAGTTTGTTGTAACAGATTAACAGATTACTTGTATTTAACAAAATTCTAATAGAAATATGaggttctatctatctatctatctatctatctatatctctgtctgtctatcaatCTGTCTGATAGATACATATAGACAGAAattcagagacagacagatacagacagtcagacagtgatagactgaaaaacacagacagatagcGATAGATggtcacagacacacagacagagagatagagacagacagggatagacagaaagagacaggttgacagacagtcagagatgGACAGGaagaaagatagagacagacagacagctgcaTTTTAATCTGATATTCGGATACTACACTGACAGCATGTGCTTATATGTAAATGTCATTAAGTTAAAGCAACAGCCTCAAATGATAAAACttaagttaaaaataaagtatcagtgaaaaaataatcataGGTCTGGGAAACCGTATCAGAGGCTGGGCCTGACTGGGAATTCTTTCAGATACTGAACAATGCTGTGAAAGCCGCCATGGCACACTGGAGAGGAGTTGCACAAAGCTTTCCTCAGTTCAGTGAACCTCAGCAGGACAGAGAGCCTTTTCACTCTGGCCTGTGGAGAGTGAATACGCAAGCAGCCATCTGCACTACATGCCCTTGCCCTCAATGCACCCTTTGAACTGTTTTAAAAGATTACTATTTATCATAGTTGGAATGTTGAAATGTTAAAATTCTCTTTTATTGATTTAAGGTTGTCTCTGGATACTGATTTCATACACAGCtcatctcactcacacacacacacacacacacacacaagcacacgcaTTGCTTTGGCCATAATGCCCTTCTGCTAGACTTACTCTGCTGGTGGGCCGCCAGCCCACCTTGGCGAGGGGCTTGAGTACAGCGAATGGCAGTATGTAGTGGAGGAAGGAGAGTGGCCATGAGCGCAGTCGGGCAGTGGGCCGGGACATACAGTTCAGCTGTCCAAGGCGCCGCCGCAAAGCCAACTGCGGGAACTGCAACCTGTGCAACACGCATGACGAAGCCAGTGAGGCTCAGAGCGCAAACAGTACAGTACTACAGTAATGGAAAGACCTGAGCAGGTATGATTAAAGTAATAACAATGTTAATAAGCCTTATTCATGCAGCAGCTATTTCATCagtctaaaatataaaaatgtataatgtataatatatatatatatatatatatatatatatatatatatatatatatatatatatatatatatatatatatatatatatatacacacacacatatatttaattcataaaatcatacCTATCCAGGGCTAAACAGGTACTTTATGCATCTAGTGTGAAGATCAGATACCATATATGAAGGGAAAACAAGAGAGAGCCTAAACAACCTTGAGGGACACCATATTGCATTTATGATGTGCTGAAGTGACTCCATGAACTCAAAAAAACTAGTAACTTAAGAGTAATTTTTAAGCAAGATCTAAACTTCCCTAACCTGATAGTGGCCATTAAAATATCGTGTTGGTATTCTAGAGGTCAAGCAGTACCAAAACTAAAGCATATCTCCAATCTGAAGCAAATAGTTGGTCACTGACCACTTCCTGAAAGCAGATGAAAATAAGCTGCGTTATTCCTACTTGAAAAAAGAAGACACGATGGGCAACACCTATCTCTAAAATcgtacatttaaaatatttgttggaatttttttttatggttagTTGAGCACACAAGCATTCATTCTAGCAGTATGCAGCTTGTTCTAACTAAGAAAGAAACCTAAATAAATTTTTCACTTTCATGGTATTGCAGTCTTCCtttaaaatttacaaatgtATCATAGCATAATGCAAaagtggaagattttttttttgttttgttactttCTACAACCTGAAGCTCCTTTACTGAGAATGTTGTAGAAAATCGACAACAATCAGCtataaaatatttgataaaGTGTACAAATTTTGAGGGCAGTTGGGTATTTTGTGTTTGCAGATGTTCTATATCAAATCTATGAATGTTTATGACTAGTACATTTAAATCAAGTTATGTATTCTTAtggttatgatgtaattttGTAAAATCTATGTAATTTACCAGACATCTACCTCACTGCTCTCTAAATATCTGCATTgcccattaaaaataaaaaaaaaataaaaatacatccaTCAACTGCTACTACACAGTGAAGGATTTAAGTGTTATGTGACATCccaatacattatatttatcaACACTCagttctttataaaaaaaaagataaaaataaataaataaataaataaataaataaaaacacttcgcCACCAGAGCCTTGAAAATGTAACAGTCCTATGCAGCTTTGGAACATTTTGAAACAGTGTGACCTTGTGAACAGTAAGCACAACTGTATGTAACCTCGGCTTTAGTAGTAGATTGGTGTAGTATTTTGAATCCAGGCAGCTCTGAAGCACACAAAAGATTACACAGTTTGCAGCACCGGAAAGCTGCCATGCATTTCCTGGACAGGGATAAGGTATAAAAAGTGGTTTGTTTGCGAGTACACAGAGATTGAGGGCATGTTAGTAGACTAAAACAAGATTACCTTCAGTATGTCAGTGAGCTGTGGATTTTAGGAATTGAAAGTGATGAGTGAGCAGTACCAGGGTCAACTGGGAGTGCAGTGCGGAAGCTATCTATAGGTGCTAATACACTGTCTATTCTAATCAGGATGAGACCATGAGTAATCTGTAaaccaaaagagagagagagagcctggaCACGGacagtcacacacagatacagaaatCCTCAGCGCTGAATTAACTTGGGCTTGTGAAAACAAGAGAGTTTgccaaaaaagaaagataatacGCAGATTTAGAGAGGTTACGTATATGGAAGTGAAATGTTAGACCTATAGAGTTTGGTTTCAAAGAGCTCTAGGGTGAAATCTACTAAATTAAGCACCCAAAAtcaatatttctgttttattagaaTTTACAAGAAGGATGCATCTATTAACTCAAGCTTGTATGTCTTTGACATTACATTTTGTGTAGCTTGTACCTTCTACTTTTTTGTACTAACTTTGTGTCATCAGTATACACGTGAAAGCCAATATTATATTTAAGACATACAAATATATCCAAGAATATTATGACAAAACAATACTGGGCCTAAAGCCGAACCCTGAGGGACATCACACTGTATGTGTTTTGGCTTCGAAGCTAGAGGTCTAGAGGTTGTGGATCAGGAATCAGAAACTTGCAAGACAAAGAACGGCAACGAACATGGGAGCATATTGGAGGGGGTGGGTATATCGTGCATTGTGTTTAGTGCTTTTGTTAATACATATTCACTATCTGCTTTATCTTCGTTGGAGTCAAATTTAAATAACgcattactttatattttaggaaagttcagaaaaaaaaaaaaaaaaaaaaaaactcattcaaACTCAAAATTCATGGTTCTTTCAACTTTCGATCCTTGCATTTCCTGTGACATCACACTGTGTAACCGCTGCTTTTGTAAGGACGAATAGGGAACTGACTACATCCTGTTTTTGCGCTTCTTTAAGAAGATTTGTTTTCACTTATACTGTCCTAATACACATTTTCctcaagcagcagtgcagcggATCCTCCCCGCCATGCTGAGCCATAgctatgtagctagctagctagctagactaTGGATAAAACTGGGAAGTTTATCTCAGCAGTAAttattgctaacattagcacAAGTCAGTTTGTTAACTGATATCAACTTCTCTATAATGGCAGTTTTTTCACCTCCTGATGAAACGTTGTGAGATCT
It includes:
- the pisd gene encoding phosphatidylserine decarboxylase proenzyme, mitochondrial isoform X1, with product MVRCCRALNRPSSCYNLHRVRVDARRLRPLGSSSLAGAAGGSAGGNRNADAKGPGAPGVVQISHQSRFRLQFPQLALRRRLGQLNCMSRPTARLRSWPLSFLHYILPFAVLKPLAKVGWRPTSRVTIYKTIPTRLLSRAWGRLNQVDLPVWLRKPIYRLYIWTFGVNMKEAAVEDLQHYKNLGEFFRRKLKPQARPVCDSHCVISPADGKILHFGRVKNCEVEQVKGVTYSLETFLGPCTWIESLAINRNEDDNGNFQNLLVTKEGNELYHCVVYLAPGDYHCFHSPTDWRVAHRRHFPGSLMSVNPGVARWIKELFCHNERVVLSGEWRHGFFSLTAVGATNVGSIRIYFDKELRTNSPRYNKGSYNDFSYVSNNNQEGVILRKGEHLGEFNLGSTIVLLFEAPQDFTFNLTAGQKIRFGEPLGMMET
- the pisd gene encoding phosphatidylserine decarboxylase proenzyme, mitochondrial isoform X4, translated to MCQPSLKQQRRSAVGKWLQFPQLALRRRLGQLNCMSRPTARLRSWPLSFLHYILPFAVLKPLAKVGWRPTSRVTIYKTIPTRLLSRAWGRLNQVDLPVWLRKPIYRLYIWTFGVNMKEAAVEDLQHYKNLGEFFRRKLKPQARPVCDSHCVISPADGKILHFGRVKNCEVEQVKGVTYSLETFLGPCTWIESLAINRNEDDNGNFQNLLVTKEGNELYHCVVYLAPGDYHCFHSPTDWRVAHRRHFPGSLMSVNPGVARWIKELFCHNERVVLSGEWRHGFFSLTAVGATNVGSIRIYFDKELRTNSPRYNKGSYNDFSYVSNNNQEGVILRKGEHLGEFNLGSTIVLLFEAPQDFTFNLTAGQKIRFGEPLGMMET
- the pisd gene encoding phosphatidylserine decarboxylase proenzyme, mitochondrial isoform X5 translates to MESTHTSTWIFKRLQFPQLALRRRLGQLNCMSRPTARLRSWPLSFLHYILPFAVLKPLAKVGWRPTSRVTIYKTIPTRLLSRAWGRLNQVDLPVWLRKPIYRLYIWTFGVNMKEAAVEDLQHYKNLGEFFRRKLKPQARPVCDSHCVISPADGKILHFGRVKNCEVEQVKGVTYSLETFLGPCTWIESLAINRNEDDNGNFQNLLVTKEGNELYHCVVYLAPGDYHCFHSPTDWRVAHRRHFPGSLMSVNPGVARWIKELFCHNERVVLSGEWRHGFFSLTAVGATNVGSIRIYFDKELRTNSPRYNKGSYNDFSYVSNNNQEGVILRKGEHLGEFNLGSTIVLLFEAPQDFTFNLTAGQKIRFGEPLGMMET
- the pisd gene encoding phosphatidylserine decarboxylase proenzyme, mitochondrial isoform X3, with the protein product MNAIKTGSWRSLALRFLHVLPMSYRLQFPQLALRRRLGQLNCMSRPTARLRSWPLSFLHYILPFAVLKPLAKVGWRPTSRVTIYKTIPTRLLSRAWGRLNQVDLPVWLRKPIYRLYIWTFGVNMKEAAVEDLQHYKNLGEFFRRKLKPQARPVCDSHCVISPADGKILHFGRVKNCEVEQVKGVTYSLETFLGPCTWIESLAINRNEDDNGNFQNLLVTKEGNELYHCVVYLAPGDYHCFHSPTDWRVAHRRHFPGSLMSVNPGVARWIKELFCHNERVVLSGEWRHGFFSLTAVGATNVGSIRIYFDKELRTNSPRYNKGSYNDFSYVSNNNQEGVILRKGEHLGEFNLGSTIVLLFEAPQDFTFNLTAGQKIRFGEPLGMMET